CGGCCGGCGGCATCGTCACTGACGGTCACGCCCGCGCGCTGGATGCCGAGGGCCGCGTCATCCCCGGCCTCTATGCCTCGGGCAATGACATGAATTCGGTGATGGGCGGGACCTATCCGGGGCCGGGGATCACCTTGGGGCCGGCGATGACGTTTGGCTATCTCGCGGGCAAGGATCTGGCGAGGCAACCCCTGGGCGCTTGACCCACTCGCCTGGCCGGCCGTCCGACGGGGGGCCGTCCAGGCATGTCCCGAAGATCCCCGGCCCTTCACCCCACCCTTTCCAAACTCGCCCCCACGGCGTGGTCGACGATGTAGAGCCAGGTGCCGTCGGCTTGCCGCCGCACGATCTCGGCCGAGCTGCCGGCCAGTGTGGTGGTGCCGTCGGGACCGGTGAGCGTCCAGTCGGCGCGCAGAAGCGCGACATCGCCGTGGCGGAGGCAGAAGGCGTTCCGGCCGGTGAGCGTGCCGGGCATCTGAAGGAAATCACCGAGCACGGCGGCGATCTGGGCCGTGCCGGTGTGGCTGGACATGCCGTCGACGCAGAGCGTGGCGTCGGCCTCGTAGAGTGCCAGGAGATTGTCGAGCCGGCGTGTGTTGAAGGCGCGGACGAAGGTCTCGTTCATCTGTTCGGGGGCGGCGACGGTGAACATGGCTGGGATCCTCGGTTGAACCGCAAGCGGTGCCTGGAGCAGGGCTCGCCGTGTGCGGCCTCTCTGACTTAATCCGCCCGCGCCCTTGTCATCAGATGCCCGACACTCGACAATCTGTTCGGTTGAGGCGAACAATCCCGCATGACCCTGTTCGACGGCATGGAAACCTTTGCACGCGTGGTCGAGGCCGGCAGCTTCACCGCGGCGGCGCGCGAGCTTGATGTCACCAAGTCGTCGGTGAGCGAGACGGTGCGCCGGCTCGAGCAGCGGCTCGGCGTGCGCCTGCTCGACCGCAGCACCCGGCATGTCGCGCCGACCGAGGCAGGGCTCGCCTTCCACGCCCGGGCCCGCAAAGCGATCGCCGAGGCGCAGGGCGCGGTCGCCGAGGCCCGCGCCCTGCATGAGGAACCGGCCGGCCGCCTGCGCATCGCCGCACCGGAAGCCTTCACCCAGCTGCTCGTGCCGGTCCTGTCGGGACTGATGCAGGACTATCCGGACCTGGAGGTCGAGATCGTCGGCGGCGTGCCGCCGGTCGATCTGGTCGAGGCGGGGTTCGATCTCGCGGTGCGGCTGGCACCCCGCCCGGCCGACACGCTGATCGTCCGGCGGGTCGGCACCTCGCGGATCATCATCTTGGGCTCTCCGGCCTATCTCGCCCGCCAGGGCGCGCCGGAACGGCCGGAGGATGTCGTAGCGCACCGCTGTATCGGCTTTTCGCCGGTCTTCTGGGGTCACGAATGGCGCTTCGAGACGGTGGACGGCCTGCTCGCCGTGCCGGTGAAGCCGGTGCTGCTGACCAATGTCACCGAGGCGATGCGGGCGGCGGCCCTCGCCGGCATGGGACTCACCGCGCTGCCGGAATGGTCGGTTGCCGACGAGCTTGGGTCCGGCGCGCTGGTGCGTGTGCTGAGCGGCTGGAAGACGCCGGAAAGCGGCATCTTCGTGGTTTATCCCTCGAACCGCCTGATGGCGGCGAAGGTGAAACATTTCGCCGACCGCCTTCGCCAGCACCTGAAGGCCGCGGGCCTGAGCTGACCGGCCTGTCGCGCTGCCTTGCCCCCTTTGAACACTGGCGCGCTCCAGCTAGGGTCAGGACGTTGCCCGGCATGACGGACGGTGCGATCGGGGGTGTCGTTCCGGGAGGCAGGGTCTGAGCCTGACGGGAGAGACGCGATGCGCTTCGTCGACCGCTATCCGATCATCGTCACGCCGAAGCTGCGCGAATGCCGTGACTTCTGGCGCCGGCACCTGGGCTTCACTGTGGTGTTCGAGGCGACCTGGTTCGTCCTGCTCCAGGCCGAGGGCGCAAGCGCGACACTGGCCTTCATGAGCCCCGACCATCCCTCCGCGCCGCCCGGACCCGAGGTCTTTCCGGGTTTCGGCACGTGTTTCGAGCTGCAGGTCGAAAATGCCGCGGCGGCTTTCGACGAGTTCCAGCGTGATGACGGCCCGGTCGGTCTTCATCTGGTCGACGAACCCTTCGGCCAACGCCGTTTCGGTTTCACCGATCCCTCCGGGCTCTGGGTCGACGTGGTCGAGCAGATCGATCCGGCGGCGGGGTTCTGGGAGGGCTATGTCGTCGATGCCGAGGGTTGACCCCTGACGCTCCTTGTCGCGCGCGTCTGGCATGTCCGGGCCGCGAGCCGTTGTTGAGCCCGCCGCCGCGCCCGCTGTCCAGCCAGCTTTGAATCCCGGCGTCATGCGGGTAGGCTGGGTACGCTGCCCGGCGAAGCCAGGAAGCTGCGATTGGGGGGACGGCGTTTCCAGCTGGCGGGCCAGGCCTGACAGGGAGGGATGCCGTGCACGTCGTCGACCCTTATCCGATCACCATCACCTCGAAACTCCGCCAATGCCGCGATGTCTGGCGCCGGCATTCCGGCGTCATCGTCGCCTTCGCGGCAACCTGCTACGTCCCGCCCCTTGTGCTGGCCTTGGGCCTTCTGGCGATGTCGGCCGGGCCGCTGCCGGCCCATGACATCTACACCCACCTCAAGAACAAGGCCGGGCGGAGCTGCTGCGATGGCACCGACTGCCGGCCGGTGCGTTATCGCCAGACCCCGTCGGGCGTGCATATGCTGATCGAGGGGGTCTGGGTCAGGATCCCGGACTCCCAGGTGGAGCAGCGCACGATCGAGGGCGATACTGGCGAAACCGGCGGCGGGCACTGGTGCGGCAGGCGGCTTCTCGGTGAGAACCGTTTCATGACCTATTGCGCCTTCGTGCCACCCAGCGCCACGGGCATCACGCCGCCCGGCCCTCCGGTCGGGTCGCCGCGTCCGCCGCGCAACAGAATGGCTCACTCCGGGCCGAAAGCGCATTAGGCGCTTTACGCCGGTCCGTCGGCGGCGAGCGGTCGCACCTCGCGTGCCGGTTAGTTGACGCTCGCTTGGCTGAACCGTTCGACCAGTAGGAATTTCTGCACCTTGCCGGTCGGCGTGCGTGGCAGGGGTGTGGTTTCGACAATGAACTGCTTGGGCGTCTTGAACCCGGCGAGGTGCTGGCGGCAGTGGGCTTCGAGCGCCTCGGCCGTCAGGTCGGCCCGGTCCTGCGGCACGACCAGGCTAACCACCCGCTCGCCCCACATGTCGTCGGGCAGGCCGAACACCGCGCAATCGGCGACGCCAGGGCAGCCGAGAATGATCTCCTCGACCTCGGCGGCGTGGACGTTCTGCCCACCGGTGACGATCATGTCCTTCTTGCGCCCGCGGATGAACAGATAACCCTCGTCATCCAGGCTGCCGAGGTCGCCGGTATGGATCCAGCCGTCGCGAAAGGTGCGGGCCGACTGTTCGGGATTGTCGAAATAGCCGGTCACCGCGTTGGGCGAGCGGCCGAGGATCTCGCCGAGCTGGTTGGCGGGAAGCGCCCGGCCGTCGTCGCCGGCGATCTTCACCTCACCGAAAGCGATCGGGCGGCCAACCGAGTCCGGGCGCCGGACACGATCGGCGGGCGTGCTGACCACCAGCGCGCCGGTCTCCTGCATGCCGTAATATTCGTAGAGGCGCGGGCAGAGCTTCGCCATCGTCGCCTCGCGAATGCTGGCCGGCAGGCTCGAGCCAGCGAAGACGACGGCGCGCAGCGAGGTCACGTCCCGCGGCGCGGCGGCGAGCGCCGGCAGCAGCATCGCGGCCATGGTCGGCACCAGGTTGACGATCGTCACCCGCTCGGCCGCGATCAGCGCTAAGGTTTCGTTCGGCTCGAAATTCGCCAGAACATGAGGAATGCCATAGAGGATGGCGCCGGCGATCCAGGCGAAGCCGACCCGCCCGAAGGCTGGGAAGACGGTCATCGCGACATCGTCGCGGGTCATGTCGAAGGCCTGGAACATCGGACCGAGGGTGCTGTTGTTGTACTGGTTCAGCACATAAGACTTGGGCAGGCCGGTGGTTCCGGAGGTCAGGTTGAAATAGAACGGATCGGCCTCGTCGATCTCGATGTCGGGCGCCTCGGACGAGGCGCCGGCGAGCAGCGCCTCATAGTCGGGCTCCGCCGACGAGGCTTCGCCGCCGATCCGGATCCGATGCCTGACCAGTGGGCGGGCCGCGTCGGCGACACCGGCGAACCTTGCCTCATAGATCAGCCCGCTCGCACCCATGGCCCGGATCAGTTCGATCATTTCCCGCTCGGCCAGCCGGTAGTTCAACGGCAGGCCGACGATGCCGGTCCGCGCCAGGGCAAAATAGGTCTCGACCATTTCGGCGCGGTTGGAGCAGAGGAAGGCGACGACATCGCCCTTGCCATAACCGAGCCCCGAAAGCCCTTGGGCGAGCCGGTTGGTGCGCTCGTCGATCTGGCCAAAGGTGAAGCGCCGGTCGGTGCCGGCGCAATAGAGCGCGGGATCGTTGGCGAAGCGTATCGCCGCGGTGGCCAGGATATTGCCGACAACCATCTTGCCGAGTGAGCGGGTCATTGCGGTGTTCCATCCCTTGGGTGCGCGGTTTGTCGCGTCTGATGTGATTGGTGCCGCGGCGAAGCGGCGCCGGCGGCTCAGTTCACCCGCCGCTCCTTGGCCTCCCAGAACGGCTTGCGCAGCTCGCGCTTGAGGATCTTGCCGGCCCCCGACATCGGCAGCGGGGTGTCGCTGATGTCGACCGAGCGCGGGCATTTGTAGCCGGCGATCCGCTCCTTGCAGAACGCGATGACCTCCTGCGGGCTGACCACGGCGCCGGGCTTGCGCACCACCACGGCATGGACCTGCTCGCCCCATTCCTCGCTGGGAATGCCGACGACGGCGCATTGGGCCACGGCCGGGTGTTGCGCCACGGCATTCTCGACCTCGGTCGAATAGACGTTCTCGCCGCCGGAAATGATCATGTCCTTGACCCGGTCGACGACATAGACGAAGCCATCGGCATCCATGAAGCCGCCGTCGCCGGTATGCATCCAGCCGCCGATCAGTGCCCGCTCGGTCTCCTCCGGGCGCTCCCAATAGCCCATCATGACATTGTCGCCGCGCGCCACGATCTCGCCGACCGTGCCTGATGGCACCGGCTGGTCGTTGGCGTCGACGATGCGCACCTCGCAGCCGAGCGTGGCGCGGCCGCCGGCGCGGTGCCGGCCCTTGGCGCGGCCCTCGCCGATATGCTCGTTCCAATGCAGGATCGTGGCGATCGGCGACAGTTCGGTCATGCCATAGGCTTGGCTGAAACGGGTGTGGGGCAGGGCGGCAATGGCGCGGTCGAGCACCGCCTCGCTGATCGGCGAGGCGCCGTAGACGATGCGGCCGAGCGACGACATGTCGTGGGATTTCAAGGCGGGATGGTCGACCAGCATCTGGATCATGGTCGGGACCAGCAGCACCTCGGTCACCTTGTCGCGTTCGACCGCGGCCATGACGGCCTCGGGGCTGAAGGCCTTGATGATCACGTTGGAGCCGCCGCTGAGGAGCAGCGCGAACATGGCCGCGCCATTGGCGAGATGGAACATCGGGGCGGCGTGCAGATAGATCGCGGACGAGGGGAAAAGTCCTTCGGCGAGCGCGTTCAGCGCATTGGCCATCAGGTTGTCATGGCTCAGCATCACGCCCTTGGACCGGCCGGTGGTGCCGCCGGTATAAAAGATGCCGGCGAGATCCTCGCGCCTGGCCATGGCATCGGCGATCGGCGAGCTCGCCGCGATCAGCTCTTCGTAGTGACTGGTGCCGGCCGGCGCCGCCTCGTCATCGGCATAGACCAGGCGCAGCCCCGGGATCGTCTTTGCCAGGGCGTCGCCGACCGGTGCGAACATTTTGTCGACGATCAGCACCTTGGCACGGCAATCCTTCAGCGCATCTTCGTTTTCCAGCGGCGACCAGCGGATGTTGAGCGGCACGACCACGGCGCCGGCCCAGGCGGTGGCGAGATAGCTCTCCAGATAGCGGTCGGAGTTCAAGGACAGGATGGCGACCCGGTCGCCGGCTGCGACGCCAAGTGAGGCGAGGCCGCCGGCAAGCCGCGGCACGCGCTCGCCGAGCTCGCGCCAGGTCCGGCGCCGGTCGCCATAGACGATGGCGAGACCGCCGGCATTGATCTGCAACGCGCGCTTGAAGCCGTGCGTGATGTTCATTGTCTTCCTCCCTGGAAGGTGATGTCGACAGGCCTCTGTCGGACCCTCGGTGCCGGGTTGGGATTGGCTATTTGGCCGCGAGCCCCCCGGTCAGCCGGATAGCGAATTCCTCCCCGATGGTCTCGGCCGAGAGTTCGCCGCCCGGCTCGTACCAATGGCCGATCCAGTTCAGCGAACCGGCGATCGCGAAGGCTGCGAGCTTGGGGTCGCAGGGCATGATCGAGCCATCGGCCATGCCTTCTTCGATCCGGGTGCGGAAGGCGGTGTCGTAGCTGCGCTTGGCGCGACGCACCGAGGCGCGGGCCTCGGTGGAGAGCTCCCGGTCGTCGAGGCGGGTCACGCACATGCCGAAATCGGTGGTGATCGCCCGCACATAGGCGCGGATCAGCGCGCGCACCTTGGCCAGGCCGCTGCCGCCCTGGCGCTCGATCCCCTCGATATTGGCCTCATAGGTCTCCTGGCCGATCCGGTAGCACTCGACCAGGATCTCATCCTTCGAGCGGAAGTAGTTGTAGAGCGCCGGCTTGGTGATGTTCAGCCGCGCCGCCACTTCGTTCAGCGTCGTGCGGTGATAGCCCTCGGTCAGGAACATCTTGACCGCCATGCGCAGCACGGCGTCGCGCTTCTCGTCGCGCGCCCGCCGGCGATCCTCGAAGGGCACCCAAGGGGGCGCAATCACTGGCGGCGTTTCAACACTCTTCGGTCGCCCGCGCATGGCTCTGTCCATCATCCCTTCGGCCCGGATTGACCCCTCCGACCGCTTCATATATTACCCTTGGGTCATAAAATGTCCAGTCGGTAACTTATGGAGGAAACACATGACATCCCGCGTTGTCGTCGCAGGTGTGGGAATGATCCCCTTCGCAAAGCCGGGTGCGAGCGCGCCCTATCACGAGATGGGCACGGCCGCCGGCCGCCTGGCGCTGGCCGATGCCGGTATCGGATATGAGGCGATCGAGCAGGCCTATGCCGGTTATGTCTATGGCGACTCGACCGCCGGCCAGATGGCCATCTATCCGCTGGGCCTGACCGGCATCCCGGTCATCAACGTCAACAACAACTGCTCCACCGGCTCGACCGCGCTGTTCCTGGCGCGCCAGGCGATCGCCTCGGGAGCGGCCGATTGCGTGCTGGCGCTGGGCTTCGAGCAGATGAAGCCGGGTGCGCTCGGCGCGGTGTTTACCGACCGGCCGAGCCCGTTCGAGGCCTTCGACAAGGTGACCGATACGCTGGTCGGCTCGCCGGAGATCCCTCTGGCGCTGCGCTATTTCGGCGGCGCGGGCATCAGCCATATGAAGAAATACGGCACCAGGCTCGAGAGCTTCGCCAAGGTCCGCGCCAAGGCGAGCCGGCACGCCAAGAACAACCCGCTGGCGATCTTCCGCAAGGAGGTTTCGGTCGAGGACGTGATGAACGACCAGGTCATCTGGCCCGGCGTCATGACCCGGCTGATGGCTTGTCCGCCGACCTGCGGCGCGGCCGCCGCGGTCCTGGTTTCCGAGGCCTTCGCCAAGCGTCACGGCCTACGCACCGATGTGGTGATCGCGGCCCAGGCGATGACCACCGATACATCATCGACCTTCGACACGGCGGACATGATGCGGGTGGTCGGTTTCGACATGTCGAAGGCCGCCGCAGCCAAGGTTTACGAGCAGGCCGGCATCGGGCCTGAAGATCTCGACGTGGTCGAGCTGCACGACTGCTTCGCCCATAACGAGCTGATCACCTATGAGGCGCTGGGCCTTTGCCCGGAGGGCGGCGCGGAACGTTTCATCGACGCCGGCGACAACAGCTATGGCGGCAAGGTGGTGACCAACCCGTCGGGCGGGCTCTTGTCCAAGGGCCATCCGCTGGGGGCCACCGGTCTTGCCCAATGTTACGAACTGACCCGTCAGTTGCGCGGCACGGCGGAGGCGACCCAGGTCGACGGCGCCAGGCGGGCGCTGCAGCACAATCTCGGTCTGGGCGGCGCCTGCGTCGTCACCCTCTACGAGCGGGCGTGAGGCGGTCATGGTCGATCAATCCGCTGTCGGGCGCAGCTTCACGCCGATCACCGCCCGGGTCGAGCCGGGGCGCCTGCGCTATTTTTTTAACACGATCGGCGAGCGCAATCCGGTCTATCGCGACGCCAAGGCGGCCGAGGCCGTGGGCTTCGCCGCGGTGCCGGTGCCGCCGACCTATCTGTTCTGCCTGGAGATGATGGACAACGACCGCCCCTTCGAATTCCTCGAGGCGCTGAACATCGATCTCGCCCGGGTCCTGCATGGCGAGCAGGGCTTCACCTATCACGCACCCGTCGTGGTCGGCGACACCCTGACCTTCCAGTCCGAGGTGACCGATGTCACGGACAAGAAGGGCGGGGCGCTGACCTTTGTCGGGGTCCGGACGCGGGTGACCAACCAGGCCGGCCTGCATGTCGCCGACACCACGCGCACCATCGTGGTCAGGAACTAGCCGTGGTTCGGACGGCCCGAAAGATCCAGCGCCTCGTCTATCTCGCGGCGGTGCTGGAGGTGGAAACCAACCCTCTCCCGGAGGGAGAGGGTTACCGGATGCGGCTTCCGCCGTCGGGCCGAATTAACGCGGACGATCGGGCGCATAGCAGCGCCTGGCCCCAACAACAATCCTGCCCGAGGAGGCGTCCATGACCACTCTGTCCCCCGCCGTCGGCGAGCGTCTCGTTCACAAGGCCTTCCCGCCGATCAGCCGGCACACCCTGGCGCTCTATTGCGGCGCCTCGGGCGACCACAATCCCATGCATGTCGACATCGACTTCGCCAGACAAGCCGGTTTCCCCGACGTGTTTTCCCACGGCATGCTGGTCATGGCCTATCTCGGCCAGGCGCTGACCGATGCGGTGAGCCCCGTCGCCATCCGCTCGTTCTCGACGCGCTTCGCCGCTATCACCCAGCTTGGCTCGCGGCTGACCTGCGAAGGCACCGTCACCGAGCTGTTCGAAGCCGGCGGCGAGCGGCGCGCCAGGCTGGCGCTGACCGCCAAGGATGCCGACGGCGAGACCAAGCTCGCCGGCGAAGCCGTCATCGCGCTCTGACATCCGTCACCGCTCTCTGATCTGAGGATATCTGACATGACCAAGCTTGCTGGGAAGGTCGCGCTCGTCTCCGGCTCCGGCCGCGGCATCGGCCGCTCGATCGCGTTGAAGCTCGCCTCCGAAGGCGCCAAGGTGGTGGTCAACGACCTCGACGCCGAACCCGGCAATGCGGTGGCCGCCGAGATCAGGGCGGCCGGCGGCGAGGCGATCGCCGTCAATGGCAGCGTCACCGAGACGGGCTTCGCCGATCGTTTCGTCGGCGCAGCGATGGAGACCTTCGGCGGCCTCGACATCATCGTCAACAATGCCGGTTATACCTGGGACGCGACCATCCAGAAGATGACCGACGAGCAATTCCAGGCCATGCTCGACGTCCATCTGGTCGCGCCCTTCCGCATCCTGCGCGCGGCTTCCGAGCCGATCCGCATCCTCTCCAAGAAGGATGCCGAGGCCGGCCGCGAGGTGTTCCGCAAGGTGGTCAATATCTCCTCGATCGCCGGTCTCTACGGCAATGCCGGCCAGGCCAGCTATTCCTCCGCCAAGGCCTCGCTGATCGGCCTCACCCGCACGCTCTGCAAGGAGTGGGGCCGCTACAAGGTCAATGTGAACTGTGTCGCCTTCGGCCTGATCCAGACCCGGCTGACCCAGGCGATCGAAGCCGAGCAGAAGACGATCGATGTCGAGGGCCGCGCGATCAAGGTCGGTGTCCAGCCGGCGCTGCTCGCGACCATGGACCGGATGATCCCGCTCGGCCGCGCCGGCACGCCGGAGGAAGCCGCCGACGCGGTCTATCTCTTCTGCAGCCCGGAATCGAACTATGTCAGCGGCCAGGTGCTGGTCTGTGGCGGCGGCATCTTGATGTGAGGAACGTGTCATGACCGATGCTTCCGCCTATCTGACCTATGACGGACCGATCGCGACACTGACGCTCAATCGCCCGGAAAGCTTCAACGCGGTCGGCGCGGAGGCGGCGGCAACGTTGGCAGGCCTCGCCCGCGAGCTCGACACCCGCGCCGACCTGCGCGTGGTGGTGATCAGGGGGGCTGGGCCGGCCTTCTGCGCCGGCGGCGATATCAACGTCTTCGCCGCTCATCTCGATGATCCCGGACCGATGGTGCGGGGCATTCTCGACAGCCACCACGATTTCCTGCAGCGCCTGCAGGCCTTGCCGGCGATCGTCGTCACCAGCGTCCATGGCGCCGCCGCCGGCGCCGGCCTGTCGCTCGCCTTCATGGGCGATCTCTGCATCGCCGCCGATACCGCCCGCTTCACCCCGGCCTATGCCCGGCTCGGCGTCTCGCCCGATGGCGGCGGCACGGTCGGTCTCGTCCGCGCCGTTGGCGCAAGGCGGGCCCTGCAGATCTACCTGATGGAAGACGGCTTCGACGCCAGCCAGGCCGAAGCCTGGGGCCTGGTCAACAAGGTGGTGCCGGCCGACATGCTGGAGGCCGCGACGAAGGCGCTGGCCGAGCGGCTGGCGGGTTTCAATCCGGCAGCGGTCGCCGCCACCAAGCGGCTGGTCCATGCTTCGGCCGGAAGGCCGATGGCGGAGCAGCTCGAGGCCGAGATGACCGAGCTGATCGGCTGCATGAAAACCGCGCCGTTCCGTGATGCGGTGCATCGCTTCATCGCCAAGAGTCGCGCCGCCAAACCCGGAGCATCGGCATGATCTATCGCTCGCCTTGGATGACCGAAGAGCTCGATAGCTTCCGCGATCCGTTCCGGCGCTTCCTGGCCAAGGATCTGGCGCCGCATGCCGAACGCTGGCGGCGCGACAAGATCACCGATCGCTCGGCCTGGCGCGCGCTCGGCGACATGGGCGCGCTGCTGGCAAGCGTGCCGGAAGCTTATGGCGGGCTCGGCGCAAGCTTTGCCTATGACGCGGCGGTGACCGAAGATCTCGAGACCATCGTGCCGGAGATCGCCGGGCCGGTTGGCGTTCACAGCACGATCGTCGCCCATTACATTCTCAGCTATGGCACCGAGGCGCAGAAGCAGCGCTGGCTGCCAAAAATGGCGCGGGGCGAATTCATCGGCGCCGTCGCCATGACCGAGCCGGGCACCGGCTCGGACCTGCAGGCGGTGCGCACCACCGCGCGCAAGCGTGGCAACTCCTATGTGCTGAACGGCTCCAAGACCTTCATCACCAATGGCCAGCTCGCCGACCTCATCGTCGTGGTGGCGCGCACCAGCGACGAGCCCGGGTCCAGGGGCGTGTCGCTCGTCGTGCTGGAGGCCGAGGGCAATGACGGTTTCCGTCGCGGCCGCAACCTCGACAAGATCGGCATGAATGCATCCGACACATCGGAGCTGTTCTTCGATGATGCGGTCGTGCCGCCGGAGAACCTGTTGGGCGAGGTCGAGGGCCAGGGCTTTGCGCAGCTGATGCAGCAATTGCCGCGCGAACGCCTGTCGCTGGCGGTCGGCGCGGTCGCCGCGATGGAAAAGGCGATCCGGCTGACCGTCGACTACACCCGCGAGCGCAAGGCTTTCGGCAAGCCGGTCATCGAATTCCAGAACTCGGCCTTCAAGCTCGCCGAACGCAAGACCGAGGCGATGATCGCGCGGGTCTTCGTCGACTGGTGCGTGATGCAGCTGATCGCCGGCGAGCTCGACACCGTGACCGCCTCGATGGCCAAGTGGTGGTGCTCGGAGAAACAGAACGAGACCGTTGACGAATGCCTGCAACTGCATGGCGGGTATGGCTACATGCAGGAGTTCCCGATCGGGCGGATGTTCGTCGATGCGCGCATCCAGAAGATCTATGGCGGCACCAATGAGATCATGAAGGTGCTGATCGCGCGGTCGCTTTGAGGCAGGCGGAGGCCTGGCTGGTCGAGATCGAGAGGTTCGCCGCCGGCATGGCGGGTGGCGATGCCTCGCGCGCCCTCACGCGGCGCCGCCATGCTGATGGATGTGTGGCGGGTCCGGTGGCCGCACTTTAGGCTCGGGGCCTCGCGCCCCCTCATCCGCCACCAAGGACCAGCCCATGCATCCGCGCTCTCTCAAAATCCCCGCTGGCCGCCTGCCGCCCGGCGCCATCGGGCACAATCGCGGCGTGGTCAGGCGGAACTATGCTTTCATGCCGCCGGAAGGCGTGCTGAAGAGCCGGCTGCCGGCCTATGATCTGACCGTGGTTCGCTTCCTGGCGGCGCCCGTGCTCGGTGCGCAATTCGCCCAGTTCGTCCTGGAGGTCGCGCCGGGCGGCGGCAGCAACCGCGCCGTCGTGGAAACCGGCGTCCAGCATTTCCTCTTCGTGCTGTCGGGCGCCGTGGTCATTCGGGTTGGCGCCGATCAGCCGGCCGAACTGACCGGAGGCGGCTTTGCCTATATCCCGCCGGGCGTCGCCTTCACGCTGAAGAACGAAGGCCGCGACGAGGTTCGCGTCCTGGCCTTGCGCAAGCGCTACGAGGCGATCGATCTGCCGCCACCGGAACCGATCGTGTCGCATCGCGACCGGGTGCCGCGCGAAAACCCGACCGGGCTCGAAGGCCGCGGCTTCCAGTATCTGCTACCGTTCGGTGATATGCGCTTCGACTTCGAGATGAACCTGATGTGGTTTCAGACCGGCGCGTCGTTCCCGGACGTCGAGACCCACATCATGGAGCACGGGCTCTACATGCTGGAGGGGCAGGGGCTCTATTTTCTGGGGCAGGAATGGCACGAGATCTGGGCCGAGGATTTCATCTGGATGGGTGGCTTCTGCCCGCAGCAATTCTATCCGACCGGTTTCGGCGACGTCGAATATCTCCTCTACAAGAACGTCAATCGCGACGTGGCGTTGTAGGGGATTGGGACCTCGGGGAAGGTTTGCTTGGCTTAGAAAAGCGCAACGAAATCAACCCTCTCCCAGAGGGAGAGGGTGCCCGCGTCAGCGGGCGGGTGAGGGGTCGTCCATCTCCGGCTAGGGCGGTGTGCTCGACGAGCATTGCCACCTTCCTCAACGCTCACGCCCCTCACCCGGCGCCTGACGGCGCCACCCTCTCCCTTTGGGAGAAGGTTGATCCGCTTGTGCTTTTTCGGTGTCGGGGTTTGCCGCTGACGGCAATCCCTCACTCCACGATCCGGCTATCCAAAATCGCCTTCAGCCGCGCCAGGCTCGGCTCAGGATGCTCCATGATCTCGCTGTTGGTGAAGCGCACGACCTCGAAACCGTAGCTGCAGATGACGTCCGAGCGCCCTGCGTCATAATCAGCCAGCGGCCCGTGCTGCCGCCCGTCGATCTCGATCACCACGCGG
This portion of the Phreatobacter stygius genome encodes:
- a CDS encoding endonuclease domain-containing protein, with the protein product MTTSLRRFARRLRHEATKPEDQLWQLLRGRQFGGYKFRRQVPVDRYVVDFLCTEARVVIEIDGRQHGPLADYDAGRSDVICSYGFEVVRFTNSEIMEHPEPSLARLKAILDSRIVE
- a CDS encoding SDR family NAD(P)-dependent oxidoreductase; protein product: MTKLAGKVALVSGSGRGIGRSIALKLASEGAKVVVNDLDAEPGNAVAAEIRAAGGEAIAVNGSVTETGFADRFVGAAMETFGGLDIIVNNAGYTWDATIQKMTDEQFQAMLDVHLVAPFRILRAASEPIRILSKKDAEAGREVFRKVVNISSIAGLYGNAGQASYSSAKASLIGLTRTLCKEWGRYKVNVNCVAFGLIQTRLTQAIEAEQKTIDVEGRAIKVGVQPALLATMDRMIPLGRAGTPEEAADAVYLFCSPESNYVSGQVLVCGGGILM
- the allE gene encoding (S)-ureidoglycine aminohydrolase — its product is MHPRSLKIPAGRLPPGAIGHNRGVVRRNYAFMPPEGVLKSRLPAYDLTVVRFLAAPVLGAQFAQFVLEVAPGGGSNRAVVETGVQHFLFVLSGAVVIRVGADQPAELTGGGFAYIPPGVAFTLKNEGRDEVRVLALRKRYEAIDLPPPEPIVSHRDRVPRENPTGLEGRGFQYLLPFGDMRFDFEMNLMWFQTGASFPDVETHIMEHGLYMLEGQGLYFLGQEWHEIWAEDFIWMGGFCPQQFYPTGFGDVEYLLYKNVNRDVAL
- a CDS encoding MaoC family dehydratase N-terminal domain-containing protein → MVDQSAVGRSFTPITARVEPGRLRYFFNTIGERNPVYRDAKAAEAVGFAAVPVPPTYLFCLEMMDNDRPFEFLEALNIDLARVLHGEQGFTYHAPVVVGDTLTFQSEVTDVTDKKGGALTFVGVRTRVTNQAGLHVADTTRTIVVRN
- a CDS encoding enoyl-CoA hydratase/isomerase family protein; amino-acid sequence: MTDASAYLTYDGPIATLTLNRPESFNAVGAEAAATLAGLARELDTRADLRVVVIRGAGPAFCAGGDINVFAAHLDDPGPMVRGILDSHHDFLQRLQALPAIVVTSVHGAAAGAGLSLAFMGDLCIAADTARFTPAYARLGVSPDGGGTVGLVRAVGARRALQIYLMEDGFDASQAEAWGLVNKVVPADMLEAATKALAERLAGFNPAAVAATKRLVHASAGRPMAEQLEAEMTELIGCMKTAPFRDAVHRFIAKSRAAKPGASA
- a CDS encoding MaoC family dehydratase; translation: MTTLSPAVGERLVHKAFPPISRHTLALYCGASGDHNPMHVDIDFARQAGFPDVFSHGMLVMAYLGQALTDAVSPVAIRSFSTRFAAITQLGSRLTCEGTVTELFEAGGERRARLALTAKDADGETKLAGEAVIAL
- a CDS encoding acyl-CoA dehydrogenase family protein; protein product: MIYRSPWMTEELDSFRDPFRRFLAKDLAPHAERWRRDKITDRSAWRALGDMGALLASVPEAYGGLGASFAYDAAVTEDLETIVPEIAGPVGVHSTIVAHYILSYGTEAQKQRWLPKMARGEFIGAVAMTEPGTGSDLQAVRTTARKRGNSYVLNGSKTFITNGQLADLIVVVARTSDEPGSRGVSLVVLEAEGNDGFRRGRNLDKIGMNASDTSELFFDDAVVPPENLLGEVEGQGFAQLMQQLPRERLSLAVGAVAAMEKAIRLTVDYTRERKAFGKPVIEFQNSAFKLAERKTEAMIARVFVDWCVMQLIAGELDTVTASMAKWWCSEKQNETVDECLQLHGGYGYMQEFPIGRMFVDARIQKIYGGTNEIMKVLIARSL